In Pseudomonas poae, a single genomic region encodes these proteins:
- a CDS encoding TetR/AcrR family transcriptional regulator: MAIKEGLRPGGRSARVQESVHNATRELLEAHERSSVTVPMIAARAGVTPSTIYRRWGDLSALLADVALERMRPDSDPANTGSLRGDLQAWAEQYLDEMSSEPGRNMMRDVQSSQTPGYCVTLIGGQLQTIVDRYPDSTAAHVDRLINLLAAPTVFRILFGSAPLQVEELHELIELALKG; this comes from the coding sequence ATGGCAATTAAAGAAGGCCTTCGCCCGGGGGGCCGCAGTGCCCGGGTCCAAGAATCAGTGCACAACGCCACGCGCGAATTGCTGGAAGCCCATGAGCGTTCCAGCGTTACCGTGCCGATGATTGCTGCGCGCGCGGGTGTCACGCCCTCCACCATCTATCGGCGCTGGGGCGACCTCTCTGCCCTGCTCGCCGACGTGGCGCTGGAGCGCATGCGCCCCGACAGCGATCCGGCCAACACCGGCAGCCTGCGCGGCGACCTGCAAGCCTGGGCCGAGCAGTACCTGGATGAGATGAGTTCGGAGCCGGGGCGCAACATGATGCGCGACGTGCAAAGCAGCCAGACACCGGGATATTGCGTGACTCTGATTGGCGGGCAATTGCAGACGATTGTCGACCGCTATCCCGATAGCACAGCAGCCCACGTGGACCGTTTGATCAATCTGCTAGCAGCGCCGACAGTGTTCAGGATTTTGTTTGGGAGTGCGCCACTGCAGGTTGAAGAACTGCACGAACTGATCGAATTGGCGCTGAAAGGCTAA
- a CDS encoding bile acid:sodium symporter family protein — protein MRALAALSRFVGNTFAYWVLIFAVLAFLEPGWFIGLKTAIVPLLGLVMFGMGLTLKIDDFAEVARHPWRVALGVVAHFVIMPGVAWLLCQAFHLPPEIAVGVILVGCCPSGTSSNVMTWLARGDLALSVAIAAVTTLLAPLLTPALIWLLASAWLPVSFMELFWSILQVVLLPIILGVVAQRVLGERVRHAVDVLPLVSVVSIVIIVAAVVAASQAKIAESGLLIMAVVMLHNSFGYLLGYFTGRVFKLPLAQRKSLALEVGMQNSGLGAALASAHFSPLAAVPSALFSVWHNISGALLSTYFRRMSEKEDRRALENTPQT, from the coding sequence ATGCGCGCACTCGCCGCACTCAGCCGCTTCGTCGGCAATACCTTCGCCTACTGGGTGCTGATTTTTGCGGTGCTCGCGTTCCTTGAACCGGGTTGGTTCATCGGCCTGAAAACCGCCATCGTGCCGCTATTGGGCCTGGTGATGTTCGGCATGGGGCTGACCCTCAAGATTGATGACTTCGCCGAAGTTGCCCGCCATCCGTGGCGCGTGGCCTTGGGCGTGGTCGCACACTTCGTGATCATGCCGGGCGTGGCGTGGTTGCTGTGCCAGGCGTTCCACCTGCCACCGGAAATTGCCGTCGGCGTGATCCTGGTCGGTTGCTGCCCAAGCGGTACTTCGTCCAATGTCATGACCTGGCTGGCCCGTGGCGACCTGGCGTTGTCGGTGGCCATCGCCGCCGTCACCACCCTCCTCGCCCCGCTGCTCACTCCGGCGTTGATCTGGCTGCTGGCCTCCGCCTGGTTGCCGGTGTCGTTCATGGAGTTGTTCTGGTCGATCCTGCAAGTGGTGCTGTTGCCGATCATCCTGGGCGTGGTCGCGCAGCGTGTACTCGGTGAGCGGGTGCGCCATGCAGTAGACGTATTGCCGCTGGTGTCGGTGGTGAGCATCGTGATCATCGTTGCCGCAGTAGTTGCAGCGAGCCAGGCGAAGATCGCCGAGTCGGGACTGTTGATCATGGCCGTGGTGATGCTGCACAACAGCTTCGGCTACTTGCTGGGTTACTTCACCGGCCGCGTGTTCAAGTTGCCGTTGGCGCAACGCAAGTCGCTGGCACTGGAAGTGGGCATGCAGAACTCCGGGTTGGGTGCCGCCTTGGCCAGCGCGCACTTCTCGCCATTGGCGGCGGTGCCGAGTGCGCTGTTCAGCGTCTGGCACAATATTTCCGGGGCGCTGCTGTCGACTTACTTCCGCCGCATGAGCGAAAAGGAAGACCGCCGCGCACTGGAAAACACCCCGCAAACTTGA
- the sugE gene encoding quaternary ammonium compound efflux SMR transporter SugE has translation MSWIILFFAGLFEVGWAVGLKYTDGFSKPLPTALTIAAMAISLGLLGLAMKELPLGTAYAIWTGVGAVGTVIAGIILFGESMALFRLASVALIICGLIGLKISA, from the coding sequence ATGTCCTGGATCATTCTGTTCTTTGCGGGTTTGTTTGAAGTCGGTTGGGCCGTCGGCCTAAAGTACACCGACGGTTTCAGCAAGCCACTGCCCACCGCCCTGACGATTGCCGCCATGGCCATCAGCCTTGGCCTGTTGGGGCTGGCCATGAAGGAACTGCCGCTGGGCACCGCCTATGCCATCTGGACCGGAGTCGGCGCCGTGGGCACGGTGATTGCCGGGATTATCCTGTTTGGGGAGTCCATGGCGTTGTTTCGGCTGGCCAGTGTGGCGTTGATTATTTGCGGGCTCATTGGACTCAAGATCAGCGCTTAA
- a CDS encoding BCCT family transporter, whose amino-acid sequence MKYPLRPLVFWPTFLILLAAVIASYVDLNAFLTVSKQLNSVILKNFSWLFSAGSFAMVVLTAIVYFSALGKVRIGGEDAQPLLSKWRWFMVALCTTLAVGVLFWTTAEPLYHLYGPPSSLPIEAGSSAAKSFAMSTMFLHWTITPYAIYLVPSLVFALVFYNRRSNFSIGAMLEPLLGEARVKRYAGLIDTLAMFALVAGMASSLGTGALTLSGGLSQYIGGETTPFRLAIIIAIIVITFVASAASGLQRGIVMLSSFNTWIMLALGLFVLLCGPTLYMFSLGVESLGVYLDTFFSRSLSTGAASGDTWPHSWTVFYWSVWFAWAPVSALFLGKIGRGYTVREFIHINMLYPALFTAVWICIFSGTSLYFDALGDGSLNRVLNEQGVEHVLYQMFQQLPATGLMIAFLLFVAFISFVTAADSSTDVIANLCSKGVTADSDLDGNPALKIVWGVIIGTVSWVMVSFIGIDGVKMLSNLGGLPGMILVLLASTSLIFWLKNPTLLDVKSLQPATEPDLRGAIPVAELAR is encoded by the coding sequence ATGAAATATCCATTGCGTCCGTTGGTGTTCTGGCCAACTTTCCTGATTCTGCTGGCAGCGGTGATCGCCAGCTACGTCGACCTGAATGCATTCCTGACGGTCAGCAAACAGCTCAACAGCGTGATCCTCAAAAATTTCTCGTGGCTGTTCAGCGCCGGCTCGTTTGCCATGGTGGTGCTGACCGCGATCGTCTATTTCTCCGCGCTGGGCAAGGTGCGTATTGGCGGCGAAGATGCCCAGCCGTTGCTGAGCAAATGGCGCTGGTTCATGGTGGCGCTGTGCACCACGCTGGCCGTCGGTGTGTTGTTCTGGACCACCGCCGAACCGCTCTATCACCTGTATGGCCCACCCTCCAGCCTGCCCATCGAAGCGGGCAGCTCGGCCGCTAAAAGTTTTGCGATGTCGACGATGTTCCTGCACTGGACCATCACCCCCTACGCGATCTACCTGGTCCCGTCCCTGGTCTTTGCGCTGGTGTTCTATAACCGTCGCAGCAACTTCTCGATTGGTGCCATGCTGGAGCCGCTGCTCGGCGAAGCACGGGTCAAGCGTTATGCCGGGCTGATCGACACGCTGGCGATGTTCGCCCTGGTGGCCGGCATGGCCTCGTCCCTGGGCACTGGCGCGCTGACCCTTTCCGGTGGTCTTAGCCAATACATAGGCGGCGAGACCACACCGTTCCGATTGGCGATCATCATCGCGATCATCGTCATTACCTTTGTTGCCTCGGCCGCCAGCGGCTTACAGCGCGGCATTGTGATGCTGTCGTCGTTCAACACCTGGATCATGCTGGCCCTGGGATTGTTCGTGCTGTTGTGTGGGCCGACGCTGTACATGTTCAGCCTTGGCGTTGAATCCCTCGGGGTTTATCTCGACACCTTCTTCAGTCGCAGCCTGTCTACTGGCGCTGCCAGTGGCGATACCTGGCCCCATAGCTGGACGGTGTTCTACTGGTCGGTGTGGTTTGCCTGGGCGCCGGTCAGTGCGCTGTTTCTCGGCAAGATTGGCCGTGGCTACACCGTGCGCGAATTCATTCACATCAACATGCTCTACCCAGCGCTGTTCACGGCGGTGTGGATCTGCATTTTCTCCGGCACCAGCCTGTACTTCGATGCGCTAGGCGATGGCAGCCTCAACCGCGTGTTGAATGAGCAGGGCGTGGAGCACGTGCTGTACCAGATGTTCCAGCAGCTGCCGGCCACTGGCCTGATGATCGCGTTCCTGTTGTTCGTGGCTTTCATCTCGTTTGTCACGGCGGCGGACTCCAGCACGGACGTGATCGCCAACCTGTGCAGCAAAGGCGTGACCGCCGATTCCGACCTGGACGGCAACCCGGCGCTGAAGATTGTCTGGGGCGTGATCATTGGCACGGTGTCGTGGGTGATGGTCTCGTTCATCGGTATCGACGGGGTGAAGATGCTTTCCAATCTCGGCGGCTTGCCGGGGATGATCCTGGTATTGCTGGCCAGCACCTCGCTGATCTTCTGGCTGAAAAATCCGACGCTGCTGGATGTGAAAAGCCTACAGCCAGCGACTGAACCCGACCTGCGTGGCGCCATCCCGGTCGCGGAACTCGCCCGCTAG
- a CDS encoding MFS transporter — MNLTFLTFPALYSATILMLTGNGLFFSFIGLRLSSQGINELWIGALTAAYYGGMVCGAKFGHRMIAGVGHVRSYVACAGVATIIVLLHVLFEQLEFWLVLRFVMGLVMMNQYMVIESWLNEQAENNQRGAVFAGYMVAVSLGLMLGQGVLIWRPELDFKPLIIVAICFAACLLPVTMTKRLHPAKLVAAPLEVGFFWRRVPQALTTVFVTGLMIGAFYALAPVFATRNGLSTAQASTFVAVSIFAGLCGQWPIGWLSDRIDRSRLIRFCALALGLLVIPLWGLVQLPYALLLVFGFLSGLLLFTLYPLAVALANDNVEQPRRVPLSAMMLATHGIGASLGPMLSGALMNSYGHGAFYMLFSACSLLLIWRVQPKHVTGEYLVEGAPLHHVAMPEHPMGAMAAVLDPRVDEIPEDLVISDPTPDSKA; from the coding sequence ATGAACCTGACTTTCCTGACCTTCCCCGCGCTGTACAGCGCGACCATTCTGATGCTCACCGGCAACGGGCTGTTCTTTAGCTTTATTGGCCTGCGCCTGAGCAGCCAGGGCATCAACGAACTGTGGATCGGCGCGCTGACGGCCGCGTATTACGGGGGCATGGTGTGCGGCGCCAAATTCGGCCACCGCATGATCGCCGGGGTGGGGCATGTGCGCTCGTATGTGGCCTGCGCGGGTGTGGCCACCATCATCGTGTTGCTGCATGTGCTGTTCGAGCAGTTGGAGTTCTGGCTGGTTCTGCGCTTTGTGATGGGGCTGGTGATGATGAACCAGTACATGGTCATCGAAAGCTGGCTCAACGAGCAGGCGGAAAACAACCAGCGCGGCGCCGTGTTCGCCGGCTATATGGTGGCGGTGTCCCTGGGCCTGATGCTGGGGCAGGGCGTGTTGATCTGGCGCCCGGAGCTGGATTTCAAACCGTTGATCATTGTCGCGATCTGCTTCGCCGCCTGCCTGTTGCCGGTGACCATGACCAAGCGTTTGCACCCGGCAAAATTGGTGGCGGCGCCACTGGAAGTCGGATTCTTCTGGCGACGAGTGCCCCAGGCGTTGACCACGGTGTTTGTCACCGGCCTGATGATCGGTGCGTTTTACGCCCTGGCTCCGGTGTTCGCCACGCGCAACGGTTTGAGTACCGCCCAGGCCAGTACCTTTGTTGCGGTGTCGATCTTTGCCGGGCTGTGTGGCCAGTGGCCGATTGGCTGGTTGTCCGACCGCATTGACCGTTCCCGGCTGATTCGCTTTTGTGCGCTCGCATTAGGGCTGCTGGTGATTCCGTTGTGGGGGCTGGTGCAACTGCCATACGCGCTGTTGCTGGTGTTTGGTTTTCTCAGCGGTTTGCTGCTGTTCACCCTGTACCCGTTGGCGGTAGCGCTGGCCAATGACAATGTTGAACAACCGCGCCGCGTGCCCTTGAGCGCGATGATGCTCGCCACCCACGGCATCGGTGCCAGCCTGGGTCCGATGCTCAGTGGCGCGTTGATGAACAGTTACGGCCACGGCGCGTTCTACATGCTGTTTTCGGCCTGCTCGCTGCTGTTGATCTGGCGCGTGCAACCCAAGCACGTCACCGGTGAATACCTGGTCGAAGGTGCGCCACTGCATCACGTCGCCATGCCGGAACATCCGATGGGTGCCATGGCGGCGGTGCTCGATCCACGGGTCGATGAGATCCCTGAGGACCTGGTGATCAGCGACCCGACGCCCGACAGCAAGGCGTGA
- a CDS encoding sigma-70 family RNA polymerase sigma factor, whose product MSVGEPPFQREIALLYSEHHGWLLTWLRRKLGCRQNAADLAQDTFARILNARESVATIREPRAYLSTTARRLLIDQARRKQIEQAYLHELALTVDALEGFQSPEQIHTTLEALEQIAFILEGMHAYSRQAFVLYYLEDMTQQQIARQLKLSERTVRKYLIQALMHCGHSVDT is encoded by the coding sequence ATGTCAGTGGGTGAACCTCCATTCCAACGGGAAATAGCCCTGCTCTACAGCGAGCATCACGGCTGGCTGCTCACTTGGCTGCGGCGCAAACTGGGCTGCCGACAAAACGCAGCCGACCTGGCGCAGGACACGTTCGCGCGCATCCTCAATGCACGTGAGTCGGTGGCCACCATTCGTGAGCCCCGGGCGTACCTGAGCACCACCGCCCGGCGCTTGCTTATCGACCAGGCTCGGCGCAAGCAGATCGAACAGGCTTACCTGCACGAGTTGGCGCTGACGGTCGATGCACTTGAAGGGTTCCAATCCCCGGAGCAGATCCACACCACCCTGGAAGCGCTGGAGCAGATCGCCTTTATCCTGGAGGGCATGCACGCGTATTCGCGCCAGGCGTTCGTGCTGTATTACCTCGAAGACATGACGCAGCAGCAAATCGCTCGACAGCTCAAGCTGTCGGAGCGCACCGTGCGCAAGTACCTGATCCAGGCGCTTATGCATTGCGGCCACAGTGTGGATACGTGA
- a CDS encoding catalase encodes MMIRSPYDRPSLLARLWLRIGAFLGKTLLWLLGLGLLGWLGATAWYAWQHSGPVSPNEQVPSGEAAMTQGIIQTAVRIVDQHREGTRYLRDAHAKAHGCVKAEVSVLTGLDPALRQGVFAEPGKTWQAMMRLSNGNAYPQFDSIRDARGMAIKLLDVPGKQLLADQQTRTEQDFVMFSHPNFFVSDVAEYAQNIGAQADGKKVLAFFPKVDPRSWQVRHLFIALATLAPAPASPTQTTYFSVSPYKFGAANAKFRVAPDPQSCPEYALPKQNQDLPNFLRSALNQQLSTDRVAACFVLQIQRQNPQKFMPIEDTSIEWKESDAPYETVAKIKIPAQDFDTPEQNLACDNQSFNPWFGVAEHRPIGGINRLRKAVYEAVSDYRHSRNAP; translated from the coding sequence ATGATGATTCGATCCCCCTACGACCGACCTTCCCTGCTCGCCCGCCTGTGGCTGCGCATCGGTGCATTTCTCGGCAAGACTCTGCTGTGGCTGCTGGGCCTCGGCCTGCTCGGCTGGCTGGGCGCCACTGCCTGGTACGCCTGGCAGCACAGCGGCCCGGTGTCGCCCAATGAACAGGTTCCATCCGGTGAAGCGGCGATGACCCAGGGCATCATCCAGACGGCGGTGCGCATCGTTGATCAGCATCGCGAAGGCACGCGCTACCTGCGCGATGCTCACGCCAAGGCTCATGGTTGTGTGAAAGCTGAAGTCAGCGTGCTCACCGGTCTCGACCCTGCATTGCGCCAGGGCGTATTCGCCGAACCGGGCAAGACCTGGCAGGCAATGATGCGGCTGTCCAACGGCAACGCCTACCCACAGTTCGACAGCATCCGCGACGCCCGAGGCATGGCGATCAAGCTACTGGACGTACCGGGCAAGCAGTTGCTGGCCGATCAGCAAACGCGTACAGAACAGGACTTCGTGATGTTCAGTCATCCGAACTTCTTCGTCAGCGATGTGGCCGAATATGCGCAGAACATCGGCGCTCAGGCAGATGGCAAAAAAGTGCTGGCGTTCTTCCCCAAGGTCGACCCGCGCAGTTGGCAAGTGCGTCACTTGTTTATCGCCCTGGCAACCTTGGCACCCGCCCCGGCCAGTCCGACACAGACCACGTACTTCTCGGTATCGCCCTACAAGTTCGGTGCGGCCAACGCCAAATTCCGTGTCGCCCCAGACCCACAAAGCTGCCCGGAATACGCGCTGCCCAAACAGAACCAAGACCTGCCGAATTTCCTGCGCAGCGCCTTGAATCAACAGCTGTCCACCGACCGCGTAGCTGCGTGTTTCGTGTTGCAGATCCAACGGCAAAACCCGCAGAAGTTCATGCCGATCGAGGACACCAGCATTGAATGGAAGGAAAGCGATGCGCCGTATGAAACGGTGGCCAAGATAAAAATCCCGGCCCAGGACTTCGATACTCCAGAACAAAACCTGGCGTGCGATAACCAGTCGTTCAACCCGTGGTTCGGCGTCGCGGAACACCGCCCCATCGGCGGTATCAACCGCTTGCGCAAGGCGGTGTACGAAGCGGTCAGCGATTACCGCCACAGCCGCAACGCGCCGTAA
- the rdgC gene encoding recombination-associated protein RdgC — protein MWFKNLLIYRLTQDLPVDAEALEAAMATKLARPCASQELTTYGFVAPFGKGEDAPLVQVSGDFLLIAARKEERILPGSVVRDALKEKVEEIEAEQMRKVYKKERDQIKDEIIQAFLPRAFIRRSSTFAAIAPKQGLILVNSASPKRAEDLLSTLREVIGTLPVRPLTVKTAPTAIMTDWVTTQKPADDFFVLDECELRDTHEDGGIVRCKRQDLTGEEIQLHLTTGKVVTQLSLAWQDKLSFMLDDKMTVKRLKFEDLLQDQAEQDGGDEALGQLDASFTLMMLTFGDFIPALVEALGGEETPQGI, from the coding sequence ATGTGGTTCAAGAACCTGCTTATCTATCGCCTGACCCAAGATCTGCCTGTTGATGCCGAGGCGTTGGAAGCGGCCATGGCCACCAAACTGGCGCGCCCTTGTGCTAGCCAGGAGTTGACCACTTACGGTTTCGTCGCACCTTTTGGTAAAGGTGAAGACGCTCCCCTGGTTCAAGTCAGCGGTGACTTCCTGCTGATCGCCGCGCGCAAGGAAGAACGCATCCTGCCAGGTAGCGTGGTGCGCGATGCCCTTAAAGAGAAAGTCGAAGAGATCGAGGCCGAGCAGATGCGCAAGGTCTATAAGAAGGAACGCGACCAGATCAAGGATGAAATCATCCAGGCCTTCCTGCCGCGCGCCTTTATTCGTCGCTCGTCGACCTTCGCTGCCATCGCGCCGAAACAGGGCCTGATCCTGGTGAACTCGGCCAGCCCGAAACGCGCCGAAGACCTGCTGTCCACGCTGCGTGAAGTGATCGGCACCCTGCCGGTTCGCCCGCTCACAGTAAAAACAGCTCCGACTGCAATCATGACCGACTGGGTCACCACCCAGAAGCCGGCCGATGACTTCTTCGTCCTCGACGAATGCGAACTGCGCGACACCCACGAAGACGGCGGCATCGTGCGTTGCAAGCGCCAGGACCTGACCGGCGAAGAGATCCAACTGCACCTGACCACCGGTAAAGTCGTGACTCAACTGTCCCTGGCCTGGCAGGACAAGTTGTCCTTCATGCTCGACGACAAGATGACCGTCAAGCGCCTGAAGTTCGAAGACCTGTTGCAAGACCAGGCAGAACAGGACGGCGGCGACGAAGCCCTGGGCCAGTTGGACGCGAGCTTTACCCTGATGATGCTGACGTTTGGCGACTTCATCCCGGCGCTGGTTGAAGCCCTCGGTGGTGAAGAGACCCCGCAGGGCATCTAA
- a CDS encoding LysR family transcriptional regulator, translating to MSRRNVDLPPLNCLQTFEAAARHLSFTQAAHELNLTQSAVSRQVKRLEEDLARPLFYRLAQGLSLTPAGVRYFRTIQRLLRELGRESAELRRRGADRQLTLASTPTISSIWLAGLLPEFQREHPDLDIRILCSESPNHLDVSEYDLGLFYHLDELPAPHGLELSPVFDSEQVITVCSPGYIERHGPIHDVHHLLHAHTLLIVEDHYHDWLTWTDWFADADAHYYTPRHALRTNSYQLLLQSAVMGHGVALGWKSLLEGELTSGRLQMALPHTMHSRGRLHLMQPHHRNPPSAARSFRQWLLANAGSMNNPSEPP from the coding sequence ATGTCGCGCCGAAACGTCGATCTTCCCCCGCTCAATTGCCTGCAAACGTTTGAAGCAGCGGCCCGCCATTTGAGTTTTACCCAGGCCGCCCATGAACTAAATCTGACTCAGAGCGCGGTCAGTCGCCAGGTCAAGCGCTTGGAAGAAGACCTGGCCCGCCCGTTGTTTTACCGGTTGGCCCAGGGGCTGAGCCTCACGCCTGCGGGTGTGCGTTACTTCCGCACCATCCAGCGCCTGCTGCGTGAACTCGGCCGCGAGTCTGCCGAGTTGCGGCGTCGCGGTGCCGACCGTCAATTGACCCTGGCCAGTACGCCGACCATCAGCTCGATCTGGCTCGCCGGCCTGTTACCGGAGTTCCAGCGTGAGCACCCGGACCTGGATATACGCATCCTGTGCAGCGAAAGCCCCAACCATCTGGATGTGAGCGAATATGACTTGGGCCTGTTCTATCACCTCGACGAATTGCCAGCGCCCCATGGCCTGGAATTGTCTCCGGTGTTCGACAGCGAGCAGGTGATCACCGTATGTAGCCCAGGCTATATAGAACGCCACGGCCCGATTCACGATGTGCACCACCTGCTGCACGCCCACACTCTGCTGATTGTGGAGGACCATTACCACGACTGGCTGACCTGGACCGACTGGTTCGCCGACGCCGACGCTCACTACTACACACCGCGCCATGCGTTGCGCACCAACAGCTACCAACTGCTGCTGCAGTCGGCGGTCATGGGCCATGGCGTTGCCCTCGGCTGGAAAAGCCTGCTGGAAGGTGAATTGACTTCCGGCCGTCTGCAGATGGCGTTACCTCACACCATGCACAGCCGTGGCCGCCTGCACCTGATGCAACCTCACCATCGCAATCCGCCGTCGGCGGCGCGCAGTTTTCGTCAATGGCTGCTGGCCAATGCCGGCAGCATGAACAACCCCTCTGAGCCACCATGA